Proteins encoded together in one Amblyomma americanum isolate KBUSLIRL-KWMA chromosome 1, ASM5285725v1, whole genome shotgun sequence window:
- the LOC144099028 gene encoding uncharacterized protein LOC144099028: MDASQPSTSRSTPRSSSMADTQARHESEDGTTDSDLSPEERSEITIKRRVLEDLRPAGDMTVHRCEICDKNFHLLSKFIAHNAYRHHRKAATSPGKKLSCPLCEAPCNSRTTMALHAGTHLGERLCTKCGAEFACAATAAAHEHFHKSRGHFMCGSCKTLFAYNSDREEHIRVEHPQHRGLKRPRCPSTD, from the exons ATGGACGCGTCGCAGCCATCCACTTCACGTTCGACTCCCAGGTCCTCTTCGATGGCTGACACTCAAGCCAGGCACGAGTCGGAGGACGGCACCACGGACTCCGACCTATCGCCAGAAGAG AGGTCTGAAATAACAATCAAGCGAAGGGTCCTTGAAGATCTGCGGCCCGCTGGGGATATGACCGTTCATCGCTGCGAGATTTGCGACAAAAATTTCCATCTACTAAGCAAATTCATTGCGCACAATGCGTACCGGCATCATCGCAAAGCAGCCACCTCACCTGGCAAAAAATTGTCATGTCCGTTGTGCGAGGCGCCGTGCAATAGCAGAACAACAATGGCCCTGCACGCGGGAACGCACCTCGGAGAGCGCCTTTGCACTAAGTGTGGTGCAGAGTTCGCTTGCGCAGCCACTGCTGCTGCACACGAACACTTCCACAAGAGTAGGGGACACTTCATGTGTGGCTCCTGCAAGACACTTTTCGCATACAACAGCGATCGCGAGGAGCACATCCGCGTGGAGCACCCCCAACATCGTGGGCTGAAGCGTCCCCGCTGTCCATCTACCGACTAG